Proteins found in one Etheostoma spectabile isolate EspeVRDwgs_2016 chromosome 14, UIUC_Espe_1.0, whole genome shotgun sequence genomic segment:
- the lsm10 gene encoding U7 snRNA-associated Sm-like protein LSm10, with translation MESEGTESPLSGLVPVAEVFNSIRERTIAENSMVVLLQGLQGEVTTVDLRNESTARGRVVNVDAFMNIRLEDVLYRDRRGKLTRLQDLFITGRNVRYVHIPDHMDIMKTIQSQLAKIHRVRNFASHGGGRKEYSKKK, from the coding sequence ATGGAGTCTGAGGGGACTGAATCCCCGCTGTCGGGCCTGGTGCCTGTAGCTGAAGTCTTCAACTCCATCCGGGAGCGCACTATCGCAGAGAACAGTATGGTGGTCCTGCTGCAGGGCCTGCAGGGAGAGGTGACCACGGTGGACCTGAGAAACGAGAGCACAGCGCGGGGCCGCGTGGTCAACGTGGACGCATTCATGAACATACGTCTGGAGGACGTGCTGTACCGGGACAGACGGGGTAAGCTCACCCGGCTGCAGGACCTGTTTATCACGGGCAGGAACGTCCGCTACGTCCACATCCCAGACCACATGGACATAATGAAGACCATACAGAGCCAGCTGGCCAAGATCCACCGTGTCCGCAACTTTGCCAGTCATGGAGGAGGCAGAAAGGAGTactcaaagaaaaaataa